The region TGTATGTCCATGTCAATGGCTTCCGTTTGCACGGGTTGCCAATTGGATTTCTTCACCGCTTCCACGGGATACATTTCCGGACAGTCCATCTCCATGATGACCAGGTCCGTTTGAGTGGTTTTCTCTACCTTCTCCTGGGCGCCTTCGTAGCGCCGCCTCACGTCCTGGGTGTGCTGGAGGCGAATATGGTCCATGAACACGGAGAACTGCAGGCAAATGGACGGGCAGAAGGCGCAGTTGAACCCAAAACACTGGACGTCCGGCGAGGCGGTGATTTCCCCGCACTTCCGGAAGTAAGCATAGTCCTCCAGCTGCCATGTCAGGGACTGTGCCGGCGACTCCTGCTGCTGCACTTGCTCCTGCAGCGGCAACATCTTCCTTCACCACGCTCACAGTTTGTTTTGGAAAACTTTCAAGTCGCACACACGCGGAATATAGACGACCGATCCAAAAGCCGGCGGAACCGCGGGAGTCTTTGAACTTTTCACTTTGCCGGGCAACCGTCAATTGAATATCGCGATttgaaaccaaaacaatataatataatatggtggagtataatataatataattattttgcgATATTTTCTGTTTGGTCACTCTAGAGCTAGATCTAGCCATAAAAGCTTATAAAAAGCTAGAATTATAATTATTCtggataaaaaattatttggaacttaaatatttaaatatttcataataaatattcttcaatttgtaaattcaattaacttttaaattaaaatacccatcgaacttatttttaaaatgacaAAGCAggacatttttttatgaaaattaagTTCTATGTTTAAATATACCAAAGAATGGCAATGGTTTTTTTAGCATAAAATTTTGTACATTAGAAGATTGAACTAAGATTAGAGAATAAATCCatagtttttataaatttttgaaaaatgttttagaGCAAAGTCACAAACCATAGAGCAAAGACACAAGCCGTTaagcacttaaaaaaaatcttgtACAAAATGATTTATAGTTCAGACATCGATAtctatatcgatatattgatattttatcaacaaccctaaaaacaacaaataattcGCAGCAGGCGGTTTAAATAGCAAAATAATCAAGTAAATGATCGAGTTTGGTCGtttttagttatatttctCTACATACACCATGGGATTCGTGCTGTCCAAGTTCCGGGTGCGTATTAGCCATGACCGAGTCGCCAATTGGATTCGGATGCATTGTGGCAATATACTGACCGAAAATATGGCGCTGTGCCCACGAATATCTAATTTTAGAAGGTAAAGTCTACGGAGGCGGTCTTGGAGGGGCTGCAGACGCAGATCCAGGCATTGGAGAAGTACATGATAAACACAGAGGAACGGAAGCGGCGCTTCGTCAACAACTTTGTGGGCTTCACCATTGGCGCGTATATTGTGGGCTTCGGACTGTGGTACTTCTTCTATTTTCCGCCAACACTGCAGGAATGCTTCATGTACTTGGTTCCGCTTCTCCTCTTTCCGTTTGTGTGAGTACTGGCCCGCTCGGCTATGAGATCACTACGAATATCAGGTCCCTGACCCTCGTGCCCTTTGCAGAATCGTTTTTCTGAGGCGTCTGTTTACGTGGTACTTTCAACGAAAGCTGAACAAAAATGGCGATAAGCTGGCGCGACTGAAGGAGGATAAGCGCAAGATATTGGAACAGGTCATGGACAAAGAGACCTACAAGGTGAGACTTAGTCACCATTCCCGCTTCTACAACTCATGCTTATCTCATGCTTTCCCTTGTCCAGGTGGCAGTGAATCTCCTGGAGCGTTTCGGCGATAAGAAACAGCTCCGCCTGAGCAACACCAGCAATCAGGCTCTCAACCGCACTACTGTAGACCAGCAAAGGACCCCACAGGCGGCGGCACGACTTTCCACAACCATTGCTGGCCAGCAGCCGAGTCAGCGAGCGGTCACTCCCTACAGCAGCGTATATcgaaacaacaataacaacaacaacactctGAACAACAGCATCGCCAGCACACAAGCGATGACGTTGACGTCAGCATCACCGCAGATGCGTGCCGTTCAGGAATTGCGACGCCGCTCACCGTTCCCCATTGTCGATGAGCGGTCTCGCAGTGCTATCGATCGAATTGTGGACTTTATTGTGGGCGATACTCCACAGAATCGCTTCGGCATGATCTGCAAGgcgtgccacgcccacaacgGTACAAAACTCTATTCAAGATTCTATAAGAACTGTTAATCTAAAGACCTATTCAACAGGTATGCTGCACAAGGAGGAGTATGAGTACACTACGTTCCGGTGTGCCTTCTGCAATGTACTTAACCCGGCACGAAAGAAGCGTCCCGTCGCCCCCCGGCTTTCTCTGGAGGCACCAACCCCTGCGTCGACCAAGCGCAACGATAGCTCTGAGAGTGAATCATCCGATGATGACTCTGGTTAGTATTTTCGATAAAAAGATCCATTCTAGACATGCAGAAGAGCTTTAAAAATCAACTAGTCATTCGAAATGGTCGTATTCCGCCATTTAATATGCAAATTGGATTTTTAATGCACTTGCCTCTTGCATGCTAATTATAGACAGTGCTAGCAGAGTACAAGGGTTTTTGGTATatctataaatatatgtattagGCGATAGGCCTTATAATATAAttccattttgaatttttagatAAGGAGCCATCCGCACGACGTGCCCTGCTGCAGGATGTGCCATCTAGTGAAGCTGATGCTGAAGATAATGCCACCATCGTAACGGAAGAGACTGCAACCGAGAGCGAAAAACCCGAGACTGGACCTGTTCTGGCTGACGTCAGCATGGCTGAGGTGTCGGCCAGCTCCTGAGGGCACTTAACCCACatacaccaccaccacaatgTCTAGGCTCCAGTCAAGCAAAATTCTTGGATTATTTGCTTATTAGTttacatatttaatttttttgttggtaagCAAATTTGAATAAGAAGAATGATCGGCTATCATGAATTTAATCCATTGTCGAAGTACTGATTTCAATAGAATACCATATGATAATGCTTCGAATATGTCGTCGCGTTTACTTTCTCGGTGGGTCAGCCACCTAGGCGCTTGAGGTGTGGGCGGCGCCCCACCCCGTCCAACTGTCAGCATAGAAGGAAATTGATAATTAAAATCTAGACAAAATAAGGCGACAACTAATGGCATAATAATTTAAAGCACGCTGCGGCATGTGTGACAAAAAAGGCAAAACCCGACAACGATGCCGATATCTCTTAGCCCAGGGGCTATAGTGATACAATACTTACTGGCCCCACCGACACTGCCGTGTCACTTACAAGCGCGAGAACACACACATATGTGTGTGctccagcttcagcttcagGTCTAGCTCCAACTCCAGCTCCAGACTACATAGCACTGCATTATGCGAACGGtcaacaatttcaatttcgctggcttttattttgctttattCTGTTTTTCCGGGCCATTGATCAAGGCTAACGAGATCGATCGGTtggactggctggctggctagaTGGTGGTTTGGTTGGTGGTGCTGGCAACGTAACATAACGCATTAGCCGGCCAACACCGCCTACACGAAGAAAAAAATGCATATTTGTGACCAAAAAATGGTcttaatttcgaaaaaatcgaaaactaTTAATAAAATGGGTTCAGTATGAAATACTATGTTTTAGTTTTGAAGAGGAAGTGTATAAGGTAGtagttttgaataaattttaaagattcTATGATaggtttttaaagatttaataaGAAATATGATATAAAATGATTATATATTTGACTTATATAGATGACTTTATCCagcttttctttaaaaatattttttaaactccATTGAAAGTTTTAAAAACCTTAGTTTTTTAAAGACTTACTTCCAAAACCATCTCCCTTTTATATAATCACTTTTATTAGGGTACTATTTAATCTATTCCAAGCACCATATAATTGTGTTATGATATCTGGACACATGAATATGAATTTTTCTAGTTTTTCTCACTATACAAGATGTAGATATATTAGGGGGGGACTGGGTAGTAGATTGGACTGGGGTGCCGCGCCCGCGCAAATTCCTGCCAATGGCTGGCGGCAAACACAAATTATAAGAATTAAACTAAATCTGTTACACCGTTGCCAACAATTGGGCACGTCTGTCCCCCAAAACATAACATGTTCATATATGCTATATGGATAGGTGCAACATGTATGTGTGACGGAGTCGTGTGCCGACCTGGGGCGCTGGGTGCTGCCTGATTAGCTCATAATTTGTGTGGCAGTGcgattttcgcttttttttcgtttttccaaGTAATTGAATTTCCCAACCCCAACCCCAACCCCGACCAGTTGGTGGGCCTGAGCCTGCCCAGGAAGTAGTCGCACATATTGGTGCGTAAGGCGGTGCGGTGTCGGTTTCAGTTTCGCTGGCACTGCGTGGAGCAAATAACAGTACTGGCGGTGTGTGGGATTTATCTGAACGGCCGTCAACCTATAACGGGTTATCGGAAATAGAACTGAAACGGAAAATCTGCATTTAGGGTtggaaaatattgagaaaatATGTGGGGGAGGTCTTTATGATCAAATCTTAACCCATTgcttgatttatttttggtttgtattattttttaaggtaTTATATACAAAGTTTAATGTTTTCTTGTTTCATTTgcagaaatccatcattaaaTACTCGGATCGGCATCCTGAAATCTCCTtaatgtttttcaaaaatgtagaaaaatttcaaatgaaattaaagaatgt is a window of Drosophila bipectinata strain 14024-0381.07 chromosome 2R, DbipHiC1v2, whole genome shotgun sequence DNA encoding:
- the Lnpk gene encoding endoplasmic reticulum junction formation protein lunapark-A, whose protein sequence is MGFVLSKFRKVKSTEAVLEGLQTQIQALEKYMINTEERKRRFVNNFVGFTIGAYIVGFGLWYFFYFPPTLQECFMYLVPLLLFPFVIVFLRRLFTWYFQRKLNKNGDKLARLKEDKRKILEQVMDKETYKVAVNLLERFGDKKQLRLSNTSNQALNRTTVDQQRTPQAAARLSTTIAGQQPSQRAVTPYSSVYRNNNNNNNTLNNSIASTQAMTLTSASPQMRAVQELRRRSPFPIVDERSRSAIDRIVDFIVGDTPQNRFGMICKACHAHNGMLHKEEYEYTTFRCAFCNVLNPARKKRPVAPRLSLEAPTPASTKRNDSSESESSDDDSDKEPSARRALLQDVPSSEADAEDNATIVTEETATESEKPETGPVLADVSMAEVSASS